In Meriones unguiculatus strain TT.TT164.6M chromosome 17, Bangor_MerUng_6.1, whole genome shotgun sequence, a single window of DNA contains:
- the Abca7 gene encoding phospholipid-transporting ATPase ABCA7 isoform X2, producing the protein MALCTQLMLLLWKNYTYRRRQPVQLLVELLWPLFLFFILVAVRHSHPPLEHHECHFPNKPLPSAGPMPWLQGLVCNVNNSCFRHPTPGEEPGVLSNFKDSLISRLLADARTVLGGRSIRDMLAALGKLMPLLSVGGGAWPRESNQTSVTTKLLEKILQRAAPEPVLGQAEDPMKKFLDASRDLTQELLTLPSLMELRALLRRSRGSAGSLELVSEVLCGSKGPSRPGGLSLNWYDVNQLNEFMGPEVAPALPDNSLSPACSEFMGMLDDHPLSRLLWRRLKPVLLGKILFAPDTNFTRKLMAQVNRTFERLSLLRDLHKVWEALGPQILSFMNDSSNVALLQRLLEVEGTGPRQETPRGQEQLEAVRDFLDPSRGGYSWQEAHADIGRLAGILGKVMECVSLNKLEAVPSEAALVSRALELLGEHRLWAGIVFLSPEDPLEPSELSSPALGPGHLRFKIRMDIDDVMRTNKIRDKFWDPGPSADPLMDLRYVWGGFVYLQDLLEQAAVRVLSGRDSRTGLYLQQMPYPCYVDDVFLRVLSRSLPLFLTLAWIYSVALTVKAVVREKETWLRETMRAMGLSRAVLWLGWFLSCLGPFLVSAALLVLVLKLGDILPYSHPLVVFLFLAAFAVATVAQSFLLSAFFSRANLAAACGGLIYFSLYLPYVLCVAWRELLPLGGRVAASLLSPVAFGFGCESLALLEEQGDGAQWHNVGTGPSEDVFSLAQVSAFLLFDAALYGLALWYLEAVCPGQYGIPEPWNFPFRWSYWCGPGPPQSSGLAPATQDPNVLVEEPPPGLSPGVSIRGLKKHFRGCPQPALRGLSIDFYQGHITAFLGHNGAGKTTTLSILSGLFPPSAGSASILGHDVQTNMAAIRPHLGICPQHNVLFDMLTVKEHVWFYGRLKGVSAAAIGPEQERLIEDVGLRPKGDTQTRHLSGGMQRKLSVAIAFVGGSRVVFLDEPTAGVDPASRRGIWELLLKYREGRTLILSTHHLDEAELLGDRVAMVAGGSLCCYGSPLFLRRHLGCGYYLTLVKSSQSVVTSDLKGDRGDPRREQKPESKGNMAETAFTGGTLDRGSQAPAPDTTPASASTAPLLELVRRHVPGAQLVEELPHELVLALPYAGALDGSFAMVFHELDRQLEALGLTGYGISDTSLEEIFLKVVEDECRRGGDSRQQLHPRSATLQPPTGPEASSQENGELAKLMLGPQTPQSSAPNITQVQGWTLTCQQLRALLHKRFLLARRSRRGLFAQIVLPALFVGLSLLFSLIVPPFHQYPPLKLSPAMYGPQVSFFSDDAPGDPNRVKLLEALLGEAGLQDPSAQPAWGSECTHSLPCRFSVPEVPAEVARVLASGNWTPEFPSPACQCSQPGARHLLPNCPAGAGGLPPPQAVVGFGEVVQNLTGRNVSDFLVKTYPGLVRRGLKTKKWVDEVRYGGFSLGGRDPDLPSGHEVVRTVAEIRALLSPQPGNALDHVLDNLTQWALGLDAQNNLKIWFNNKGWHAMVAFVNRANNALLHALLPRGPGSRAHSITTLNHPLNLTKEQLSEVALMASSVDVLVSICVVFAMSFVPASFILVLIEERVTRAKHLQLVSGLPQTLYWFGNFLWDMCNYLVAVCIVVLIFLAFQQRAYVAPENLPALLLLLLLYGWSITPLMYPASFFFSVPSTAYVVLTCINLFIGINSSMATFVLEMLSDQDLQEVSRILKQVFLIFPHFCLGRGLIDMVRNQAMADTFERLGDKQFQSPLRWDIIGKNLLAMVAQGPLFLLITLLLQHRHRLLPQPKVRLLPPLGMEDEDVARERERVTKGATQGDVLVLRDLTKCFGLLGVNGAGKTSTFRMVTGDTLPSSGEAVLAGHNVAREPAAAHRSMGYCPQSDAIFDLLTGREHLELFARLRGVPDAQVAQTAVSGLVRLGLPSYADRPAGTYSGGNKRKLATALALVGDPAVVFLDEPTTGMDPSARRFLWNSLLSVVREGRSVVLTSHSMEECEALCTRLAIMVNGRFRCLGSAQHLKGRFGAGHTLTLRVPPDQPGAAKTFVEATFPGAELREVHGSRLRFQLPRGAGCSLERVFRELAAQGQAHGVEDFSVSQTTLEEVFLYFSKDQGGEEEGSRQETGAGEVSASSQRHPSRVHGFLEDPSYVETML; encoded by the exons ATGGCCCTCTGCACACAGCTGATGCTCCTCCTGTGGAAAAACTACACCTACCGACGGAGACAACCG GTCCAGCTTCTAGTGGAGCTGCTGTGgccccttttcctcttcttcatcctggtAGCGGTCCGCCACTCCCACCCGCCACTGGAGCACCACGAAT GCCACTTTCCAAATAAGCCATTACCGTCGGCGGGCCCGATGCCTTGGCTGCAGGGCCTCGTGTGCAATGTCAACAACTCCTGCTTTCGACACCCGACGCCGGGCGAGGAGCCGGGGGTCCTGAGCAACTTTAAGGATTCCCT GATCTCCAGGCTCCTCGCCGACGCCCGCACAGTGCTGGGGGGCCGCAGCATCCGGGACATGCTGGCTGCCCTGGGGAAACTGATGCCCCTGCTCAGCGTCGGAGGCGGAG CCTGGCCACGGGAGAGTAACCAAACTTCGGTGACCACGAAGCTCCTGGAGAAGATCCTGCAGCGG GCGGCCCCGGAACCCGTGCTGGGTCAAGCCGAGGATCCCATGAAGAAGTTCTTGGATGCTAGCCGAGATCTTACCCAGGAG CTCCTGACGCTGCCCAGCCTGATGGAGCTCCGGGCTTTGCTGCGGAGGTCCCGAGGGTCGGCTGGTTCTCTGGAGCTGGTTTCTGAGGTCCTCTGCGGTAGCAAGGGGCCCAGCAGACCTGGGGGCCTCTCCCTCAACTGGTACGACGTCAACCAGCTCAATGAGTTCATGGGGCCAGAGGTGGCACCTGCCTTGCCTGACAACAGCCTCA GCCCTGCCTGCTCTGAGTTCATGGGCATGCTGGATGACCACCCTTTGTCTCGACTGCTTTGGAGGCGCCTGAAGCCGGTGCTCCTCGGGAAAATTCTCTTTGCACCTGACACCAACTTCACCCGGAAGCTCATGGCTCAG GTGAACCGGACCTTCGAGCGGTTGTCTCTGTTGAGGGACCTACACAAGGTCTGGGAAGCGCTGGGACCCCAGATCTTGAGCTTCATGAATGACAGTTCCAACGTGGCCTTACTTCAG AGACTGCTGGAAGTGGAGGGCACGGGGCCGAGGCAGGAGACACCCCGAGGCCAGGAGCAGTTAGAGGCTGTCAGAGACTTCCTGGACCCCAGCAGGGGTGGCTACAGCTGGCAGGAGGCCCATGCGGACATAGGACGCCTGGCAGGAATACTGGGCAAAGTCATGGAG TGTGTGTCCCTGAACAAGCTGGAGGCCGTGCCCTCAGAGGCGGCTCTGGTGTCCCGCGCCCTGGAGCTGCTGGGTGAGCACCGCCTCTGGGCGGGCATCGTCTTCCTGAGCCCGGAGGACCCTCTGGAGCCATCCGAGCTGTCATCTCCAGCGTTGGGTCCTGGCCACCTGAGATTCAAGATTCGGATGGACATCGATGATGTCATGAGGACCAATAAGATCAGGGACAA GTTTTGGGACCCAGGTCCGTCAGCGGACCCCCTCATGGACCTCCGGTACGTGTGGGGCGGCTTCGTGTACCTGCAGGACCTGCTGGAGCAGGCGGCCGTGCGCGTGCTGAGCGGCAGGGACTCCCGCACGGGCCTCTATCTGCAGCAGATGCCATACCCGTGCTACGTGGACGATGT GTTCCTGCGCGTGCTGAGCCGGTCTCTGCCGCTGTTTCTCACTCTGGCCTGGATCTATTCGGTGGCGCTCACCGTGAAGGCCGTGGTGCGCGAGAAGGAGACGTGGCTGCGGGAAACCATGCGCGCCATGGGGCTGAGCCGCGCGGTGCTCTGGCTCGGCTGGTTCCTCAGCTGCCTGGGGCCCTTCCTGGTCAGCGCGGccctgctggtgctggtgctcaAG CTCGGGGACATCCTCCCTTACAGCCACCCGCTCGTggtcttcctcttcttggcgGCCTTCGCGGTGGCCACGGTGGCTCAGAGTTTTCTGCTCAGCGCCTTCTTCTCCAGGGCCAACCTGGCAGCAGCCTGTGGGGGCCTGATCTACTTCTCGCTCTACCTGCCCTACGTGCTGTGCGTCGCCTGGCGCGAGCTCCTGCCCCTGGGTGGCCGTGTAGCTGCG AGCCTGCTGTCCCCCGTGGCCTTTGGCTTCGGATGCGAAAGCCTGGCTCTGCTGGAGGAGCAGGGGGACGGGGCCCAGTGGCACAATGTGGGCACAGGCCCCTCGGAGGACGTCTTCAGCCTGGCGCAGGTGTCCGCCTTCCTGCTGTTTGACGCCGCTCTCTACGGCCTTGCCCTCTGGTACCTAGAGGCTGTATGCCCAG GCCAGTATGGGATCCCCGAGCCGTGGAATTTCCCCTTCCGGTGGAGCTACTGGTGTGGGCCTGGACCTCCGCAGAGTTCTGGCTTGGCCCCAGCCACGCAAGATCCCAACG TTCTGGTGGAGGAGCCCCCACCCGGCCTGAGCCCTGGTGTCTCCATTCGAGGCCTGAAGAAGCATTTTCGAGGCTGCCCACAGCCAGCTCTGCGAGGGCTCAGCATTGACTTCTACCAAGGCCACATCACTGCCTTCCTGGGCCATAACGGGGCTGGCAAGACAACCACGCT GTCCATCCTGAGTGGTCTCTTCCCGCCCAGTGCTGGCTCAGCGTCCATCCTGGGCCATGACGTGCAAACCAACATGGCAGCCATCAGGCCCCACCTGGGCATCTGCCCACAGCACAATGTGCTGTTTGACAT GCTGACCGTGAAGGAGCACGTGTGGTTCTACGGGCGCCTGAAAGGCGTGAGCGCAGCCGCCATCGGCCCCGAGCAGGAGCGCCTGATCGAGGATGTGGGGCTCAGGCCCAAGGGGGACACGCAGACACGCCACCTCTCCG GCGGAATGCAGCGAAAACTGTCGGTGGCCATTGCCTTTGTGGGCGGCTCTCGCGTGGTCTTCCTGGATGAGCCCACCGCCGGCGTGGACCCCGCCTCCCGCCGGGGCATTTGGGAGCTGCTACTTAAGTACAGAGAAG GGAGAACGCTGATCCTCTCCACTCACCACCTGGATGAGGCAGAGCTCCTGGGAGATCGAGTCGCCATGgtggcaggtggctctctgtgctGCTATGGGTCCCCGCTTTTCTTGCGCCGACACTTGGGCTGCGGTTACTATCTGACGCTGGTGAAGAGTTCTCAATCCGTTGTCACCAGTGACTTGAAG GGAGACAGGGGGGACCCCAGACgggagcagaagccagagagcaaGGGCAACATGGCAG AGACAGCCTTCACCGGAGGAACCTTGGACAGGGGCAGCCAGGCCCCAGCTCCTGACACAACCCCGGCCAGCGCAAGTACAGCCCCCCTACTAGAGCTAGTGCGTCGTCATGTGCCCGGCGCACAGCTGGTGGAGGAGCTGCCCCATGAGCTGGTGCTGGCATTGCCATACGCGGGTGCCCTGGACGGCAGCTTTGCCATGGTCTTCCACGAGCTGGATCGACAGCTGGAGGCACTGGGGCTCACCGGCTACGGGATCTCGGACACCAGCCTGGAGGAG ATCTTCCTGAAGGTGGTAGAGGACGAATGCAGAAGAG GCGGTGACTCCAGACAGCAGCTGCACCCACGCTCGGCCACTCTGCAGCCCCCCACAGGGCCAGAGGCATCATCCCAGGAGAACGGGGAGCTGG CTAAGCTGATGCTGGGTCCCCAGACCCCACAGAGCTCTGCACCCAACATCACCCAAGTGCAGGGATGGACACTCACCTGCCAGCAGCTCCGGGCTCTGCTCCACAAGCGTTTCCTGCTCGCTCGGCGCAGCCGCAGGGGTCTGTTCGCACAG ATCGTGCTGCCCGCCCTGTTTGTGGGCCTGTCCCTGCTCTTCAGCCTCATCGTGCCTCCTTTCCACCAGTACCCGCCCCTGAAGCTCAGCCCCGCTATGTACGGCCCCCAGGTCTCCTTCTtcag TGATGATGCCCCCGGGGACCCCAACCGGGTGAAACTGCTGGAGGCGCTGCTGGGGGAGGCCGGGCTGCAGGACCCCAGTGCACAGCCTGCCTG GGGATCCGAGTGCACACACTCCCTCCCTTGCCGCTTCTCGGTCCCTGAGGTCCCCGCAGAGGTGGCCAGAGTCCTGGCCAGCGGCAACTGGACTCCCGAGTTTCCTTCCCCAGCCTGCCAGTGCAGCCAGCCTGGAGCCCGCCACCTGTTGCCCAATTGCCCGGCTGGGGCTGGGGGCCTGCCGCCACCCCAGGCCGTGGTGGGCTTCGGGGAGGTGGTCCAGAACCTCACCGGCCGGAATGTGTCTGACTTCCTGGTGAAGACGTACCCCGGCCTGGTGCGCCGCGG CCTGAAGACTAAGAAGTGGGTGGACGAGGTCAG ATATGGGGGCTTTTCCCTGGGAGGCCGAGACCCAGACCTGCCCTCAGGGCATGAGGTGGTCCGCACAGTGGCAGAGATCCGAGCACTGCTGAGCCCCCAGCCTGGCAACGCCCTAGACCATGTCCTGGACAACCTCACTCAGTGGGCCCTCGGTCTTGATGCCCAGAACAACCTTAAG ATCTGGTTCAACAACAAGGGCTGGCACGCCATGGTGGCCTTCGTGAACCGAGCCAACAACGCGCTTCTACACGCCCTCCTACCACGGGGCCCCGGCAGCCGTGCCCACAGCATCACGACGCTCAACCACCCCTTGAACCTGACCAAGGAGCAGCTGTCTGAGGTCGCGCT GATGGCTTCCTCGGTGGATGTTCTTGTGTCCATCTGTGTGGTCTTCGCCATGTCATTTGTCCCAGCCAGCTTCATCCTGGTCCTCATAGAGGAACGTGTCACCAGAGCCAAGCACCTGCAGCTGGTCAGCGGTCTGCCCCAAACACTCTACTGGTTTGGCAACTTCCTCTGGGACATG TGTAACTACTTGGTGGCAGTTTGCATAGTGGTGCTCATCTTCCTGGCCTTTCAGCAAAGGGCCTACGTGGCCCCAGAGAATCTGCCTGCCCTCTTACTCTTGCTACTGCTGTATGG CTGGTCTATCACGCCACTCATgtacccagcctccttcttcttctccgtGCCCAGCACGGCCTATGTGGTGCTCACCTGCATCAACCTCTTCATTGGCATCAACAGCAGCATGGCCACTTTTGTGCTGGAAATGCTGTCAGATCAG GACCTGCAAGAAGTGAGCCGGATCCTGAAGCAGGTGTTTCTCATCTTCCCCCACTTCTGCCTCGGCCGCGGGCTCATTGACATGGTGCGGAACCAGGCCATGGCGGACACCTTTGAGCGCTTGG GAGACAAGCAATTCCAGTCACCCCTACGCTGGGACATCATTGGCAAGAACCTCCTGGCCATGGTGGCCCAGGGGCCCCTGTTCCTGCTCATTACCCTCCTGCTCCAACACCGACACCGCCTTCTGCCACA ACCGAAAGTGAGACTGCTGCCCCCCCTGGGGATGGAGGATGAGGACGTGGCTCGAGAGCGGGAGCGGGTGACCAAGGGGGCTACCCAGGGGGACGTGCTGGTCCTCAGGGACTTGACCAAG TGTTTCGGGCTGCTGGGTGTCAACGGAGCAGGGAAGACATCCACCTTCCGCATGGTGACGGGGGACACGCTGCCCAGCAGTGGTGAAGCCGTGCTGGCAGGCCACAA CGTGGCCCGGGAGCCAGCTGCCGCGCACCGCAGCATGGGCTACTGTCCCCAGTCGGACGCCATCTTCGACCTGCTGACCGGCCGGGAACACCTGGAGCTGTTCGCGCGCCTGCGCGGGGTGCCCGATGCCCAGGTCGCCCAG ACGGCAGTCTCGGGCCTGGTGCGCCTGGGCCTCCCTAGCTATGCAGACCGACCTGCGGGGACCTACAGCGGAGGGAACAAACGGAAGCTGGCTACAGCCCTGGCTCTGGTTGGCGATCCGGCCGTGGTCTTCCTG GACGAGCCCACCACAGGCATGGACCCAAGTGCGCGGCGATTTCTTTGGAACAGCCTGCTGTCGGTGGTGCGTGAGGGCCGCTCCGTCGTGCTTACGTCGCACAG CATGGAGGAGTGCGAAGCGCTCTGCACGCGCCTGGCCATCATGGTGAACGGGCGGTTCCGCTGTCTGGGAAGCGCTCAGCATCTCAAAGGCAG GTTCGGGGCTGGCCACACACTGACCCTCAGGGTCCCACCGGACCAGCCGGGAGCGGCAAAAACCTTCGTCGAGGCCACCTTCCCCGGGGCTGAGCTCCGGGAGGTGCATGGTAGCCGTCTGCGCTTCCAGCTGCCACGTGGGGCCGGATGCAGCCTGGAGCGGGTGTTCAGGGAGCTGGCAGCGCAAGGCCAGGCCCACGGGGTGGAGGACTTCTCTGTGAGCCAGACCACTCTGGAGGAG GTGTTCCTCTATTTCTCCAAAGACCAAGGGGGCGAGGAGGAGGGCAGCCGGCAGGAGACCGGAGCCGGGGAGGTTTCCGCGTCCAGCCAGCGGCACCCCAGCCGTGTCCACGGATTCCTGGAAGACCCCAGCTATGTGGAGACCATGCTCTGA